One genomic segment of Marinitoga sp. 38H-ov includes these proteins:
- a CDS encoding exonuclease SbcCD subunit D: MKILHTSDWHLGRRPVGGIGEYSKTRYEDYFNAAEYIVNEAIKNKVDVFIIAGDLFDRSSLLPDILFRTEKILNKLKENNIDVLLIEGNHDKIYTHDDSWIKYLENRNLVIMPKTKKINDNFIFEPYIKDNIYFYGVPYQGVIIDEVLIELSKNIDENNKNIVIVHTGIGGNFIPGCTKSEIIDLFKGKVLYIAGGHLHTYKYYPKENPYFFVPGCPEYWDLNEKGNKSYIIYDTETNKYEFFESKKRKISTYNFDSNFFEIKNLDIEKGEIIKININSKNSIDNIDNYEKILLEKGALKVIFNINYSNISESYDIENIDKKVIEENIIKTWDNIYSANSKKTIEYLETLKNKVYDNSQEIFDSFDHFLDVILEGEENEN, translated from the coding sequence ATGAAGATATTGCATACATCTGATTGGCATTTAGGAAGGCGCCCTGTTGGTGGTATTGGTGAATATTCTAAAACAAGATATGAAGATTATTTTAATGCGGCTGAATATATAGTTAATGAAGCTATCAAAAATAAAGTAGACGTATTTATAATCGCAGGAGATTTATTTGATAGAAGTTCATTATTACCTGATATATTATTTAGAACTGAAAAAATATTAAATAAATTAAAAGAAAATAATATAGATGTGTTATTAATTGAAGGTAATCACGATAAGATATATACTCATGACGATTCATGGATAAAGTATTTAGAAAATAGGAATTTAGTTATAATGCCAAAAACTAAAAAAATTAATGATAATTTTATTTTTGAACCATATATCAAAGATAATATTTATTTCTATGGAGTGCCGTATCAGGGAGTAATAATTGATGAAGTTTTGATTGAATTATCAAAAAATATTGATGAAAATAATAAAAATATTGTTATTGTTCATACCGGTATTGGAGGAAATTTTATTCCTGGATGCACAAAAAGTGAAATTATTGACCTTTTTAAAGGTAAAGTTTTATATATAGCTGGAGGTCATTTGCATACATATAAATATTATCCTAAAGAAAATCCATATTTTTTCGTACCAGGATGTCCAGAATACTGGGATTTAAATGAAAAAGGTAATAAAAGTTATATTATATATGATACCGAGACAAATAAATATGAATTTTTTGAATCAAAAAAAAGAAAAATATCTACATACAATTTTGATTCAAATTTTTTTGAAATAAAAAATTTAGATATTGAAAAAGGTGAAATAATTAAAATAAATATTAATTCAAAAAACAGTATTGATAATATCGATAATTATGAAAAAATATTATTAGAAAAAGGTGCGCTAAAGGTGATATTTAATATAAATTATTCTAATATATCAGAAAGTTATGATATAGAAAACATAGATAAAAAAGTTATAGAAGAAAATATTATAAAAACATGGGATAATATTTATTCTGCAAATAGTAAAAAAACTATTGAATATTTGGAAACATTAAAAAATAAGGTATATGATAATTCACAAGAAATCTTTGATTCATTTGATCATTTTTTAGATGTGATTTTAGAAGGTGAAGAAAATGAAAATTAA
- a CDS encoding SMC family ATPase, whose protein sequence is MKINKIQLRNYRNHRDTTLEFKSGINLLLGKNGAGKSSIFEALGIVLFDVEPRDNNLKNAVSKEEKTATIIVEFTGNDFVDYIVERKIGSQSKYVLRDINGNIISERKNIVLEKIGELAGINGKNTKDIFKNIISAYQNDLVNIFNLTPALRKELFNKIFDTEIYEKIFSSLLSVENEYSKKILADNEKINILSEQLKNYENIEDNIKDIKNNIFNIEKEKNELEEIFSNLENERKAIQKKLDDLKTLNNTLYNEKEKKKILEKNKNTIEKQIIESQKATEIVNNTESGYNEYIEIEHELNNLYMKERELRNKEKELKKIQEDINKKLNNINVLEVEIKNINEKIEESENSINELLSENLKLNNNLIEKTNELNNIINTEKKLLEDFELFKRDYEKYKELERSINDINNKISEEEYLRKILKEKEDELNIFQNSLDDIILKLYEKKEFEFKQKEVILKLENIKKSKEQLQDGICPILNEKCINLEKKGGSTNYFDLNIINLEKEIEFINEKLISLVDLENKKGTLENKINDVKVHIETIKNKLLDIEKIKNQKEEKIIEKNNIEKIYENLYEKKNDFENKKNNIIFKKSKLENELKNLKENIDKNNVEINKLKNNIDDLNKNKESHLLEIKELNSGIHTLTLKEKELSKILVEVESIENNIREKEKKKLLLKEKYEDYIKNKDLAEKLEKFNLDLEKINNEISHISNNILNLNKKVNEYDNIEVLNNELSKIESKISDLHKKSTEISSKLSEYKNELKNLNIKLQEKMEIEKQKNKYELSLKKYELKLTLTKDFRNNIKSMGKYVSSEFTKFISSLATENYRKMTGKNETIIWDSEKDYLVILEDPSKGKREFSILSGGEQVSVAISLRTALANLLSKANLYILDEPTINLDEERRNMLAENLKNMLNEIEQAFIVTHDGTFSEMAENIIEL, encoded by the coding sequence ATGAAAATTAATAAAATTCAATTAAGAAACTATAGAAATCATAGAGATACTACACTTGAATTTAAATCTGGAATAAATTTATTATTAGGTAAAAACGGTGCAGGGAAAAGCTCCATTTTTGAAGCTTTAGGCATAGTTCTTTTCGATGTTGAACCAAGAGATAACAACTTAAAAAACGCTGTAAGCAAAGAAGAAAAAACAGCAACAATAATTGTTGAATTTACTGGAAATGATTTTGTTGATTATATTGTAGAGAGAAAAATAGGCAGTCAAAGCAAATATGTTTTAAGGGATATAAATGGAAATATTATATCTGAAAGAAAAAATATTGTTTTAGAAAAAATTGGTGAATTAGCTGGTATAAATGGTAAAAATACTAAAGATATTTTTAAAAATATAATTAGTGCATATCAAAATGATTTAGTAAATATTTTTAATCTAACCCCTGCTTTAAGAAAAGAATTGTTTAATAAAATATTTGATACAGAAATTTATGAAAAAATATTTTCTTCGCTTTTAAGTGTTGAAAATGAATACAGTAAAAAAATATTAGCAGATAATGAAAAAATTAATATATTATCTGAACAATTGAAGAATTATGAAAATATTGAAGACAACATTAAAGATATTAAAAATAATATTTTTAATATTGAAAAAGAAAAAAATGAGTTAGAAGAAATATTTTCTAATTTAGAAAATGAAAGAAAAGCCATTCAAAAAAAACTTGATGATCTAAAAACATTAAATAATACTTTATATAACGAAAAAGAAAAGAAGAAAATTTTAGAAAAGAATAAAAATACTATTGAAAAACAAATAATTGAATCTCAAAAAGCTACAGAAATAGTTAATAATACTGAAAGTGGATATAATGAATATATTGAAATAGAGCATGAATTAAATAATTTGTATATGAAAGAAAGAGAGTTGAGAAATAAAGAAAAAGAACTTAAAAAAATACAAGAGGATATAAATAAAAAATTAAATAATATTAACGTCTTAGAAGTTGAAATAAAAAATATTAATGAGAAAATAGAAGAAAGTGAAAATTCTATAAATGAATTATTAAGCGAAAACTTAAAACTAAACAATAATTTAATAGAGAAAACAAATGAATTGAATAATATTATTAATACTGAAAAAAAATTATTAGAAGATTTTGAGTTATTTAAAAGAGATTATGAAAAGTATAAAGAATTAGAAAGAAGTATAAATGACATTAACAATAAAATTTCAGAAGAGGAATATTTAAGAAAAATTTTAAAGGAGAAAGAGGATGAATTGAATATTTTTCAAAATTCTTTAGATGATATAATTTTGAAATTATATGAAAAAAAAGAATTTGAGTTTAAGCAAAAAGAAGTGATTTTAAAATTAGAAAATATAAAAAAATCTAAAGAACAACTACAAGATGGTATTTGCCCCATTTTAAATGAAAAATGTATTAACTTAGAAAAAAAAGGCGGGAGTACTAATTACTTTGATTTAAATATTATAAATTTAGAAAAAGAAATAGAATTTATTAATGAAAAATTAATATCTTTAGTAGATTTAGAAAATAAAAAGGGCACATTGGAAAATAAAATTAATGATGTCAAAGTACATATTGAAACTATAAAAAATAAGTTGTTAGATATAGAAAAAATTAAAAATCAAAAAGAGGAAAAAATTATTGAAAAAAATAATATAGAAAAAATATACGAAAATCTATATGAGAAAAAAAATGATTTTGAAAATAAGAAAAATAATATTATTTTTAAAAAAAGCAAATTGGAAAATGAATTAAAAAATCTAAAGGAAAATATAGATAAAAATAATGTGGAAATAAACAAATTAAAAAATAATATTGATGATTTGAATAAAAACAAAGAATCACATTTATTGGAAATAAAGGAATTAAATAGTGGTATACATACTTTAACTTTAAAAGAAAAAGAATTATCAAAAATATTAGTAGAAGTAGAAAGCATTGAAAACAATATTAGAGAAAAAGAAAAGAAAAAATTATTATTAAAAGAAAAATACGAAGATTATATAAAAAATAAAGATTTAGCTGAGAAATTAGAAAAATTCAATTTAGACTTAGAAAAAATAAATAATGAAATATCTCATATATCAAATAACATACTAAATCTCAATAAGAAAGTAAATGAATATGATAATATAGAGGTATTAAACAACGAATTATCTAAAATCGAATCAAAAATTAGCGATTTACACAAAAAAAGCACTGAAATTTCATCTAAGCTAAGCGAATATAAAAATGAATTAAAAAATCTAAATATAAAATTACAAGAAAAAATGGAAATTGAAAAACAAAAAAATAAATATGAATTAAGTTTAAAAAAATACGAATTAAAATTAACCCTAACAAAAGATTTTAGAAATAACATAAAATCTATGGGAAAATATGTTAGTTCCGAATTTACAAAATTCATATCATCATTAGCTACAGAAAATTATAGAAAGATGACTGGAAAAAATGAAACTATTATTTGGGATTCTGAAAAAGATTATTTAGTAATACTTGAAGATCCATCAAAAGGTAAAAGAGAATTTTCAATTTTATCTGGCGGTGAACAAGTAAGTGTTGCTATATCACTCAGAACAGCTTTAGCAAATTTATTATCAAAAGCTAATTTATATATATTAGACGAACCTACTATAAATCTTGATGAAGAAAGAAGAAATATGTTAGCTGAAAACCTTAAAAATATGCTGAACGAAATTGAACAAGCTTTTATAGTAACTCATGATGGAACTTTTTCTGAAATGGCAGAAAATATTATTGAGTTATAA
- a CDS encoding EamA family transporter produces the protein MINLILAIICSSLIALIFKYSQKFKPNIFLVTSANYFIASMISFFLIDKNFTNFPILLGIPTGLIFFLSFLFYQKSIKNNGATLSGAFAKLGILYPVFLSMVIWKEIPKIINLAGIFLAILGIIIIYFPAKGIKINSDLILLSLFGGISEFTNKIFQKYGMIEQKDIFLFFVFLSAMIFSLFKVKKLSKKDIIIGFLVGIPNLFSSYFLILALDNISAPIVFISYSTGSILLITLVSYFYFKEKISINQKVGLFTILISLILLNL, from the coding sequence ATGATTAATTTAATTTTAGCTATAATATGCAGTTCTCTTATCGCTTTAATATTTAAATATTCACAAAAATTCAAACCAAATATTTTTTTAGTAACTTCAGCTAATTATTTTATAGCATCAATGATTAGTTTTTTTTTAATAGATAAAAATTTTACAAATTTTCCAATTCTACTTGGTATTCCAACAGGATTAATATTTTTTCTTTCATTCTTATTTTACCAAAAAAGCATTAAAAATAATGGAGCAACACTTTCTGGAGCTTTTGCTAAATTAGGTATTTTATATCCAGTTTTTTTATCAATGGTAATATGGAAAGAAATACCTAAAATTATTAACTTAGCGGGAATATTTTTAGCGATATTAGGAATAATAATCATTTATTTTCCTGCTAAAGGGATAAAAATAAATTCCGATTTAATATTATTATCTTTATTTGGAGGAATATCCGAATTTACTAACAAAATTTTTCAGAAATACGGTATGATTGAACAAAAAGATATATTCTTATTTTTTGTATTTTTATCAGCTATGATATTTAGTTTATTTAAAGTAAAAAAACTATCAAAAAAAGATATTATTATAGGCTTTTTAGTGGGAATACCAAATTTGTTTTCTTCATATTTCTTAATATTGGCATTAGATAATATATCAGCTCCAATTGTATTTATTTCCTATTCTACAGGAAGTATATTATTAATTACATTAGTTAGTTATTTCTATTTCAAAGAAAAAATTAGTATCAATCAAAAAGTTGGCCTTTTTACAATTTTAATTTCTTTGATATTATTAAATTTATAA
- a CDS encoding rhodanese-like domain-containing protein, with protein sequence MKKVFFIIFSVIIVVLVINFFIPKQEFQNISPKEAYDLILKEDVIILDVRTPGEFNSGHIVNAINIDYYNSSFKSELSKLDKNKTYIIYCRSGNRSGKTLDIMKELGFKNVYNISGGILSWNSYNLPLN encoded by the coding sequence GTGAAAAAAGTATTTTTTATTATTTTTAGTGTTATTATAGTTGTTTTAGTGATTAATTTTTTTATTCCAAAACAAGAATTTCAAAACATATCTCCTAAAGAAGCTTATGATTTGATTCTAAAAGAAGATGTAATTATTTTAGATGTAAGAACACCTGGAGAGTTTAATTCAGGACATATAGTAAATGCCATTAATATTGATTATTATAATTCTTCTTTTAAGTCTGAACTCTCTAAATTAGACAAAAACAAAACATATATTATCTATTGCAGATCAGGCAATAGAAGCGGGAAAACATTAGATATTATGAAAGAACTTGGATTTAAAAATGTATATAATATCTCAGGTGGAATATTAAGTTGGAATTCATATAATTTACCATTAAACTAG
- a CDS encoding UvrD-helicase domain-containing protein: protein MPNVLNIEEMKKNLDKNYFISASAGTGKTYTITQYYLAILEKYEKENNPDIVQNILAVTFTNKAAGEMKERILEEVDKKLEKGKNYKYWRQVKTNLNRSWIMTIDSFCSKILRDNNIIIGVDPNFTIINELRMELEIEKAIYNTLKILFQLYENTEYDLNELTNFLNDRKYTVNKYLKEILENKEIFEKSLKYILKELKLDTFKNVLSDTLKNWRTEMKLSSVPELDLINKDFNDVLWLFKISVLIAQEIYYSYTNDQYQFDFKGVLDKTLETLDEERIKEKYQRKFKYIIVDEYQDTNFLQKALFDKIHNKNNYIFYVGDRKQSIYRFRGADVSVFAVTEKEFDENSRFQLNINRRSNASIVEFANAFSKDVLFNKEFLENYSKEEYIDVFNSLLYSEDKDKSEYEKETKDDVIPTIGNNDIHRIKYVFVSKDNKNYVEYETIAKTINSLIGKKMKFRKRENGKIVFEEREIKYNDIAVLVRELKNSEEPIRIAFKKYNIPFYILGSKSFYNKNEVQTVLLALNAVQNPHNDFNFISYMMSLMVGMNFEKLNKLVKIKKEKKYESLYETVEKENILSDSEKKGFEVLKKYVELKYYLKPTIILKGLITENNYLSKLTILPDSHYAIANVKKLINEAEQYNTLAVSFSELIRLLRKTSELTESEAAIEDEKQNVVRVLTIHKSKGLEFPIVILSGLDKKSQINSEEKSDEDMKISKENVEFSLPDNNIRYFILKKLFLKKIKSMDISSLSMQDKIKIELGEKYLKMFDINKFLEDTEELRLLYVAITRPKEMLIPIIVENKKSNTLSELFKKVKYEKIDIISSNDIKYEIKPKENINNNMTADINEKNLKDLNYFAYKKYIAPTYIINELKREETSEDLTDENYIKVDLNDFFSEQEYIFKGTELHSLMESINSFSQIKNLIKLDILPKELDNNLIKRLFSYENYKTEWRLVKRKIINNKEYMIFGVPDRVVFENNNIEILDYKYSDLNNPEKINDYKFQLQFYMYLLKDFGFPKKGYVISLKNGKIIEVEPNEKFEKLLEEKIIKL from the coding sequence ATGCCTAATGTATTAAATATTGAAGAAATGAAAAAAAACTTAGATAAAAACTATTTTATATCTGCTTCAGCTGGCACAGGAAAAACATATACTATAACACAATACTATTTAGCAATATTAGAAAAATACGAAAAGGAAAATAATCCCGATATTGTTCAAAATATATTAGCAGTTACATTTACTAATAAAGCTGCGGGTGAAATGAAAGAAAGAATTTTAGAAGAAGTAGATAAAAAATTAGAAAAAGGGAAAAATTATAAATATTGGAGACAAGTAAAAACTAATTTAAATAGATCATGGATAATGACTATAGATAGTTTTTGCTCTAAAATATTAAGAGATAATAATATTATTATTGGTGTTGATCCTAATTTTACCATTATTAATGAATTAAGAATGGAGTTGGAAATAGAAAAAGCTATATATAATACTTTGAAAATATTATTTCAATTATACGAAAATACAGAATATGACTTAAATGAATTAACTAATTTTTTAAACGATAGAAAATACACAGTCAATAAATATTTAAAAGAAATATTAGAGAATAAAGAAATATTTGAAAAATCTTTAAAATATATACTTAAAGAATTGAAATTAGATACATTTAAAAATGTATTGTCTGATACATTAAAAAATTGGAGAACAGAAATGAAATTAAGTTCTGTTCCAGAATTAGATTTAATCAATAAAGATTTTAATGATGTATTATGGTTATTTAAAATATCTGTATTAATTGCTCAAGAAATATATTATTCATATACAAATGATCAATATCAATTTGATTTTAAAGGAGTACTTGATAAAACACTGGAAACTTTAGATGAAGAAAGAATAAAAGAAAAATACCAAAGAAAATTTAAATATATTATAGTTGATGAGTATCAAGATACAAATTTTCTTCAAAAAGCGTTATTTGATAAGATTCATAATAAAAATAATTATATATTCTATGTTGGAGATAGAAAGCAATCAATTTATAGATTTAGAGGTGCTGATGTATCTGTTTTTGCTGTTACAGAGAAAGAGTTTGATGAAAATAGCAGATTTCAATTAAACATAAACAGACGTTCAAATGCTTCAATTGTAGAATTTGCAAATGCTTTCTCAAAAGATGTTTTGTTTAATAAAGAGTTTTTAGAAAATTATTCCAAAGAAGAATACATAGACGTTTTTAATAGCTTATTATATAGTGAAGATAAGGATAAATCAGAATATGAAAAAGAAACCAAAGATGACGTTATTCCAACTATTGGGAATAATGATATACATAGAATAAAATATGTGTTTGTTTCTAAAGATAACAAGAATTATGTGGAATATGAAACAATTGCTAAAACTATTAATTCTTTAATTGGGAAAAAAATGAAATTTAGAAAAAGAGAAAATGGAAAAATAGTTTTTGAAGAAAGAGAAATTAAATATAATGATATAGCTGTTTTGGTTAGAGAATTAAAAAATTCAGAAGAACCTATTAGAATTGCTTTTAAAAAGTATAATATTCCTTTTTATATTTTAGGTAGTAAATCATTCTATAACAAAAACGAGGTTCAGACTGTATTACTAGCATTAAACGCTGTACAAAACCCACATAATGATTTTAATTTTATAAGCTATATGATGTCTTTAATGGTTGGAATGAATTTTGAAAAATTAAATAAATTAGTAAAAATTAAAAAAGAAAAAAAATATGAATCATTATATGAAACAGTTGAAAAAGAAAATATATTATCTGATTCTGAAAAAAAAGGATTTGAAGTTTTAAAAAAGTATGTAGAATTAAAATATTATTTAAAGCCCACTATTATCTTAAAAGGGTTAATTACAGAAAATAATTATTTATCCAAATTAACTATACTACCTGATTCTCATTATGCAATAGCTAATGTGAAAAAACTTATAAACGAAGCAGAACAATATAATACATTAGCGGTTTCGTTTTCAGAATTAATTAGATTACTTAGAAAAACATCTGAACTTACAGAAAGTGAAGCAGCTATAGAAGATGAAAAACAAAATGTTGTAAGGGTTTTAACTATACATAAATCAAAAGGTTTAGAATTTCCAATTGTGATTTTAAGTGGATTAGATAAAAAATCACAAATTAATAGTGAAGAAAAAAGTGATGAAGATATGAAAATATCTAAAGAAAATGTTGAATTTTCTCTTCCGGATAATAATATAAGATATTTCATATTAAAAAAATTATTTTTAAAAAAGATAAAAAGTATGGATATATCTTCACTGTCTATGCAGGATAAGATAAAAATAGAACTTGGTGAAAAATATTTAAAAATGTTTGATATTAATAAATTTTTAGAAGATACCGAAGAATTAAGATTGCTATATGTAGCTATAACAAGACCTAAGGAAATGTTGATTCCTATTATTGTTGAAAATAAAAAATCCAATACTTTATCTGAATTATTTAAAAAAGTTAAATATGAAAAAATAGATATCATTTCTTCAAATGATATAAAATACGAAATTAAACCTAAAGAAAATATTAATAATAATATGACGGCTGATATTAATGAAAAAAACTTAAAAGATTTAAATTATTTTGCGTATAAGAAATATATTGCACCTACATATATCATAAATGAATTAAAAAGAGAGGAAACCAGCGAAGATTTAACAGATGAAAATTATATAAAAGTGGATTTAAATGATTTCTTTTCTGAACAGGAATATATTTTTAAGGGCACTGAATTACATTCTTTAATGGAAAGTATAAATAGTTTTAGCCAAATAAAGAATCTAATTAAATTAGATATACTTCCAAAAGAATTAGATAATAATTTGATAAAAAGATTATTTTCATATGAAAATTATAAAACAGAATGGCGATTAGTAAAAAGAAAAATAATAAATAATAAAGAATATATGATTTTTGGGGTTCCTGATAGGGTCGTCTTTGAAAATAATAATATTGAAATATTGGATTATAAATATTCTGATTTAAATAATCCTGAAAAAATTAATGATTACAAATTCCAATTACAGTTTTATATGTATCTTTTAAAAGATTTTGGATTCCCTAAAAAAGGTTATGTTATTAGTTTGAAAAATGGGAAAATAATAGAAGTAGAACCAAATGAAAAATTTGAAAAGCTATTAGAAGAGAAAATAATTAAATTATAA